One Vigna unguiculata cultivar IT97K-499-35 chromosome 7, ASM411807v1, whole genome shotgun sequence genomic region harbors:
- the LOC114192528 gene encoding LEAF RUST 10 DISEASE-RESISTANCE LOCUS RECEPTOR-LIKE PROTEIN KINASE-like 2.8, translated as MVVVLLLYHMKMKMYDVYVILLFCHLTVLHLSAGNANEHTSDCPDLFDCGSLGNISFPFTTSEHPNCGALAIQGCNNPNQTALKQVRLSSGGKLLQVTNIVGGWRWKISIIDKDYRNLLENSSCNALSYNITVPPSSPFGYFSLENNITALNCSHHKNLNLSKDFINYTRCSPFDFYFAPSSSDQNYLRSLTSSCSMVQLPVRQDSQFFKDPFGFLNPQITFQFQSSSACWRCRDRGGNCRLDSNAKLYCAMRKSGAWNRKLPLMLALTVVASVVVVLMVLICCFRAKIFYPLFWRENPTHRVIEDILKEHGPLPTARFSYLEVKKMTNSFRNKLGQGGFGSVYKGKLHDGCVVAVKVLTVSKGNGEEFINEVVSISRTSHVNIIRLLGFCFENTHRALVYEFMPNGSLDKFIYEDKIASKDVHQLDWKILNDIAAGIARGLEYLYRGCNTRIVHFDIKPHNILLDEDFCPKIADFGLAKVCPRKESMVSLFGARGTAGYIAPEVFSRNFGAVSHKSDVYSYGMMVLEMVGKRKNIKTKVDRSSEIYFPHWIYNRLESNTELGLENVRNESEDEMVRKMTIVGLWCIQTHPSTRPTISKVVEMLESKLDFLQIPPKPYLSSPPISPTKLSYESL; from the exons ATGGTTGTGGTGCTTCTATTGtatcatatgaaaatgaaaatgtacgATGTTTATGTAATCCTTTTGTTTTGTCATCTGACAGTGTTGCATCTCTCAGCTGGGAATGCAAATGAGCACACTTCTGATTGTCCGGACTTATTTGATTGCGGAAGTTTGGGGAATATTTCCTTTCCCTTCACCACCTCTGAACACCCCAATTGTGGTGCTTTGGCAATCCAAGGCTGTAATAATCCTAACCAAACAGCACTGAAGCAAGTCCGGTTGAGCAGTGGAGGAAAACTTTTACAAGTTACAAACATTGTTGGTGGTTGGAGATGGAAAATTTCCATTATAGACAAGGATTACCGCAATCTTCTTGAAAATTCTAGTTGTAATGCCTTGAGCTATAATATCACCGTCCCTCCCTCCTCCCCTTTCGGTTATTTTTCCCTGGAAAACAATATAACCGCCCTCAATTGCAGCCACCACAAAAACCTCAACCTTTCAAAAGATTTCATCAACTATACTCGATGTTCTCCCTTTGATTTTTACTTCGCCCCTTCATCCTCTGATCAGAACTACCTACGCTCTTTAACCTCTTCATGTTCAATGGTTCAACTTCCCGTCAGACAAGATTCCCAGTTCTTCAAAGACCCCTTTGGATTTTTAAATCCTCAAATTACCTTTCAATTCCAGTCTTCAAGTGCCTGTTGGCGGTGTCGGGATAGAGGGGGCAATTGCCGACTAGACAGCAACGCAAAATTATATTGCGCCATGAG GAAAAGTGGAGCTTGGAATCGGAAGCTTCCGTTGATGCTAG CTTTGACCGTGGTGGCTTCTGTAGTTGTAGTGCTGATGGTTTTGATTTGTTGCTTCAGAGCAAAgatcttttatcctttgttttgGAGGGAAAATCCAACTCATCGCGTTATTGAAGACATTTTGAAGGAACACGGACCCCTTCCCACAGCCAGGTTCAGTTATTTAGAGGTTAAGAAAATGACCAACTCTTTCAGAAACAAATTAGGGCAAGGGGGATTCGGTAGCGTATACAAAGGGAAATTACATGATGGATGTGTTGTTGCAGTGAAAGTTTTAACTGTATCTAAAGGCAATGGAGAAGAATTCATCAATGAAGTTGTGAGTATTAGCAGGACTTCACATGTTAATATCATTAGACTTTTAGGATTTTGTTTTGAGAATACTCACCGCGCTCTAGTATACGAGTTTATGCCTAACGGATCTCTTGACAAGTTCATCTATGAAGACAAAATTGCATCAAAGGATGTTCATCAACTGGATTGGAAAATATTGAATGATATTGCAGCTGGCATAGCTCGTGGATTAGAGTACTTATATAGAGGCTGTAACACTAGAATTGTACATTTTGACATAAAACCTCACAACATATTACTAGACGAGGATTTCTGTCCAAAAATTGCAGATTTTGGACTTGCAAAAGTATGTCCTAGAAAAGAAAGTATGGTATCCCTATTTGGTGCCAGAGGAACTGCAGGGTATATTGCTCCAGAAGTTTTTTCCAGAAACTTTGGTGCTGTGTCACACAAGTCAGATGTTTACAGTTATGGAATGATGGTCTTAGAAATGgttggaaaaagaaagaatattaaGACAAAAGTAGACCGGTCGAGTGAAATATACTTTCCCCATTGGATTTATAATCGTCTTGAATCAAATACAGAGCTTGGTTTAGAAAATGTGAGAAATGAAAGTGAGGACGAAATGGTGAGAAAGATGACAATAGTGGGCTTGTGGTGCATACAAACTCATCCATCAACTCGACCGACCATAAGTAAAGTGGTGGAAATGTTAGAAAGTAAACTTGATTTTTTGCAAATTCCACCTAAACCATATTTGTCTTCTCCTCCAATATCTCCGACTAAGTTGTCATATGAAAGTTTATAA
- the LOC114191438 gene encoding uncharacterized protein LOC114191438, translating to MTLKIKEHSPYTSFTYTTITENPDTVERVHHLTLQLLGISYGSTCFALLPPCTHPLCWLWIWASCPHSFTCGLFGSFHYPFTKAEQPDCGLIPIHDCDHSQSIQKKIQLEENGKYFVLTGITQQDGISISDEDLHKRLQNNICDTLNNSYSLPSHSPLYSCYIKYNVTLFRCKHGLNMKPPPHYFNHSCPEYDYDIYYDSLSFPNNDEAHKLFSSCSVLTLSKKDKPDTRDILSFVSAQMVVQVLLSKDCDDCYNHRGGQCSLDRDQQFYCHEEKSGKKMLVVVTGRTLHTRLSFCLDRP from the exons ATGACATTAAAG ATTAAGGAACACTCACCTTATACTAGCTTCACATATACTACAATAACAGAAAACCCAGATACTGTCGAGAGAGTTCATCACTTGACCCTCCAATTGTTGGGAATTTCGTATGGCTCTACTTGTTTTGCTCTGCTTCCACCTTGTACTCATCCTCTGTGCTGGTTATGGATATGGGCAAGTTGTCCACATTCCTTTACCTGTGGCCTTTTTGGGTCTTTTCATTACCCTTTTACCAAGGCAGAACAACCAGACTGTGGCTTGATACCTATACATGATTGTGATCATTCTCAATCAATCCAAAAAAAGATCCAGCTGGAGGAAAATGGAAAATACTTTGTGCTTACAGGCATCACTCAGCAGGATGGGATTTCAATTTCGGATGAAGATTTGCACAAGCGTTTACAAAACAACATCTGTGACACTTTGAATAATAGCTATAGTCTTCCATCCCATTCTCCTTTATACTcttgttatataaaatataatgtaacaCTGTTCCGATGCAAACATGGCCTCAATATGAAACCCCCACCACATTATTTCAATCACTCATGCCCTGAGTATGATTATGATATCTATTATGACAGCCTTTCCTTCCCTAATAATGATGAGGCTCATAAACTTTTCTCATCATGCTCGGTTCTTACGTTATCGAAAAAGGACAAGCCTGATACCAGAGACATTCTATCGTTTGTATCTGCTCAGATGGTTGTTCAAGTACTATTATCTAAGGATTGTGATGACTGCTATAATCACAGAGGAGGTCAATGTAGTCTTGACCGCGATCAACAGTTCTACTGTCACGAAG AGAAATCCGGAAAGAAGATGCTGGTAGTGGTAACAGGTAGAACACTACATACTCGATTATCATTTTGTTTGGATCGACCATAG
- the LOC114190908 gene encoding PR5-like receptor kinase, translating to STLVVAGAVVLVMVLACCFRTNIISANTLLFPRDPTHQIIEGFLKEHGPLPTARYSYSEVKKMTNFFRNKLGQGGFGSVYKGKLHDRHVAVKILNRSEDNGEEEFINEVASISRTSHVNVVRLLGFCLDKSKRALIYEFMPNGSLDKFIYHDKNSLRVSCQLDYEILYDIAIGIARGLEYLHRGCNTRILHFDIKPHNILLDDEFCPKISDFGLAKLCPRKESAVSIFGARGTAGYIAPEIFSRNFGPVSHKSDVYSYGMMVIEMVGMKHNFKAKVDCSSEIYFPQWIYNFLESEQELSLENMIDESDDKIVRKMSIVGLWCIQTYPSTRPAISRVVEMLESKVELLQIPPKPFLSDPSTSSVNLSGQTL from the coding sequence TCCACCTTGGTAGTTGCTGGAGCCGTAGTTTTGGTGATGGTCCTGGCTTGCTGCTTCAGGACAAATATCATCTCTGCCAATACTCTTTTGTTTCCGAGGGATCCAACCCATCAGATTATTGAGGGGTTTCTGAAGGAGCATGGACCCCTTCCTACAGCCAGGTATAGTTATTCGGAGGTTAAGAAAATGACAAACTTTTTCAGAAACAAATTAGGCCAAGGGGGATTCGGTAGTGTATATAAGGGGAAGTTACACGACAGACATGTTGCGGTGAAGATTTTAAATAGATCAGAAGACAATGGAGAAGAAGAATTCATCAATGAAGTGGCAAGTATCAGCAGGACTTCACATGTTAACGTTGTTAGGCTTTTGGGGTTTTGTTTGGATAAGTCTAAACGGGCTCTAATATATGAGTTTATGCCTAATGGATCTCTAGATAAGTTTATATATCATGACAAAAATTCATTGCGGGTTTCTTGCCAATTGGATTACgaaatattatatgatattgcaATTGGCATTGCACGTGGGTTAGAGTACTTACACAGAGGTTGCAACACTAGAATTTTGCATTTTGACATAAAACCTCACAACATATTACTAGATGATGAATTCTGCCCAAAAATATCAGATTTTGGACTTGCAAAACTATGTCCAAGAAAAGAAAGTGCTGTATCAATATTTGGTGCAAGAGGAACTGCAGGGTATATTGCTCCAGAAATATTTTCGAGAAACTTTGGTCCAGTGTCGCATAAATCAGACGTCTACAGTTATGGAATGATGGTCATAGAAATGGTTGgaatgaaacataattttaaggCTAAAGTAGACTGTTCGAGTGAAATATATTTTCCTCAGTGGATTTACAATTTTCTTGAATCAGAGCAGGAGCTTAGTTTAGAGAATATGATAGATGAAAGTGATGACAAAATAGTGAGAAAAATGTCAATAGTAGGTTTATGGTGCATCCAAACCTATCCTTCAACTCGTCCAGCCATAAGTAGAGTAGTGGAAATGTTAGAAAGTAAAGTTGAGTTATTGCAAATTCCACCCAAACCATTTTTATCAGATCCTTCAACTTCTTCAGTCAACTTGTCAGGTCAGACATTATAA
- the LOC114191485 gene encoding LEAF RUST 10 DISEASE-RESISTANCE LOCUS RECEPTOR-LIKE PROTEIN KINASE-like 2.1 yields the protein MIWVIVLKLLIVYLSQLVLIVSAQKGKCPPSFDCGFLGHFQFPFTTTEQQHCGLLAIHGCQQLSPSAPKTIQLGTSPSTSYSVLKVEPRTIIIADDKQQRYLSNRSCKAFSKNVTLPQTSPLASFSIKYNITIFRCNHSIKPSLSKDFYKYSNCSEYEIIYGPPNALTLPGFQWPSSLAPCSTTQLPVEGIPTDDPFQFLTSSIAIEVQLSNQCESCLRHGKGRCLLDTQGKFYCATGSGSWVPKMVLGLALAVTVVLLLAMVKMYRTRRKKQNPTNQRIEVFLKKHGALQTKRYGYSEIKKVTNCFRNKLGQGGFGSVYKGKLQDGRYVAVKILNELKDDGEEFINEVASISRTSHVNIVTLLGFCCDGSKRALVYEFMSNGSLEKLIYQENSLITHHQLDYQMLYHIVIGVARGLQYLHKGCNTRILHFDIKPHNILLDENFNPKISDFGLAKICSRKESMVSIFGARGTAGYIAPEVFSRNFGVVSHKSDVYSYGMMVLEMIGGRQNTVTGLDPSSEIYFPDWIYSRLESKQELGLQNMRNISDEKLVRKMAIVGLWCIQTHPSARPPISKVLEMLESKVELLQIPPKPLLSSPSTSPIHLSSETL from the exons ATGATCTGGGTTATTGTTTTGAAGTTGCTCATAGTCTATTTGTCACAGCTTGTGCTTATTGTTTCAGCTCAGAAAGGAAAGTGTCCACCATCTTTTGATTGTGGATTTCTTGGCCACTTTCAGTTTCCTTTCACAACCACTGAGCAACAACACTGCGGCCTATTGGCCATACATGGCTGTCAACAACTTTCTCCCTCCGCTCCCAAAACTATCCAACTAGGCACCTCCCCATCAACCTCGTACTCTGTTCTAAAGGTAGAACCTCGTACCATAATTATCGCAGATGATAAACAACAACGTTATTTGAGTAACAGAAGTTGCAAAGCGTTCAGCAAGAATGTTACTCTTCCTCAAACCTCTCCTTTAGCTTCTTTCAGCATCAAATATAATATCACCATCTTCAGATGCAATCACTCAATCAAGCCCTCCCTTTCAAAggatttttataaatattcaaactGTTCTGAGTACGAAATCATCTATGGCCCTCCAAATGCACTAACTCTTCCAGGTTTCCAGTGGCCCAGCTCTTTAGCACCATGCTCAACCACTCAGCTTCCTGTAGAAGGAATTCCTACCGACGACCCCTTTCAATTTCTAACAAGTAGTATCGCTATTGAAGTTCAGTTATCTAATCAATGTGAAAGTTGTCTTCGTCATGGAAAAGGACGATGTTTACTTGACACTCAAGGAAAATTCTACTGCGCCACAG GGAGTGGAAGCTGGGTTCCGAAAATGGTACTGGGACTCGCATTAG CTGTTACAGTTGTTTTACTGCTAGCGATGGTCAAGATGTACCGTACAAGAAGGAAGAAGCAAAATCCAACCAATCAACGGATTGAGGTCTTTCTGAAAAAACACGGAGCCCTTCAGACTAAGAGGTATGGTTATTCTGAGATAAAGAAAGTGACCAACTGTTTCAGAAACAAACTAGGCCAAGGAGGATTCGGTAGTGTGTACAAGGGAAAACTACAGGATGGACGTTACGTTGCAGTGAAGATCCTAAACGAATTAAAAGATGACGGAGAGGAATTCATCAATGAAGTTGCTAGTATTAGCAGAACTTCTCATGTTAACATTGTTACGCTTTTGGGGTTCTGTTGCGATGGTTCTAAACGAGCTTTGGTTTATGAGTTTATGTCCAATGGATCACTTGAAAAACTTATCTATCAAGAAAATTCTCTAATCACACATCATCAATTGGACTATCAAATGTTGTATCATATTGTAATTGGTGTTGCTAGAGGACTACAATACCTGCATAAAGGCTGCAATACTAGAATTTTGCACTTTGACATCAAACCTCATAACATTCTGTTGGATgagaatttcaatcccaagatTTCAGATTTTGGTCTGGCAAAAATTTGCTCCAGAAAAGAAAGTATGGTGTCAATATTTGGTGCTAGAGGAACAGCAGGCTATATTGCTCCAGAAGTTTTTTCCAGAAATTTTGGTGTAGTTTCACATAAATCAGATGTTTACAGTTATGGAATGATGGTCTTAGAAATGATTGGAGGAAGACAGAACACTGTGACTGGGCTAGACCCCTCAAGTGAAATTTACTTTCCCGATTGGATATACAGTCGTCTTGAATCAAAACAGGAACTTGGTTTACAAAACATGCGAAATATAAGTGATGAAAAATTGGTAAGAAAGATGGCAATTGTGGGCTTATGGTGCATACAAACTCATCCTTCAGCCCGACCTCCCATAAGTAAAGTGTTGGAAATGCTAGAAAGCAAAGTTGAGTTATTGCAGATTCCACCCAAACCTTTATTGTCTTCTCCTTCAACTTCTCCCATCCATTTATCAAGTGAGACATTGTAA
- the LOC114191483 gene encoding LEAF RUST 10 DISEASE-RESISTANCE LOCUS RECEPTOR-LIKE PROTEIN KINASE-like 2.1, with product MVAVIYRKLYSNNYDYFLSLPPHKLDKNRLLNWFDLRFNVITILLDVDSVRNGCMPKSVVENNTSFGCFSLLVSCEHFRDDLCFLCSSRLFFEEAITKHSRERRNPKMAALHVFGVVLMAWLVQAVLGGSCPSLINCGDLGNISFPFTDTRHRDCGILVIHGCDDHEPGAKKTIKNNNKWFDILKLEQFTITVQHDELRDFLLQRSCEAFNQNYTFTVSSPLAKTSPLNHYVDVLRCNPALGAAPNNSVSNSAICRNETIYSVVDNDPSSSYTHLKGCTMVQLPTNLDVRFVDLDPNDPFKYVTFEIEIGIELSQNCSRCLYANGGQCRVDNTGMFYCDQGKGPTKTRLIVIAVACVSGALGVIVLGGWRIRRRFYNKKNPSHQIIEIFLNTHGHLAAKRYSYSEIKKATNSFRNKLGAGGYGSVYKGKLNDGSLVAVKVLNDSKGNGEEFINEVASISVTSHVNIVSLLGFCQEGSKRALIYKYMPNGSLEKFIYEDKDPRKLSLRLSCKTIYNIAIGIARGLEYLHRGCNTKILHFDIKPHNILVDEDFCPKISDFGLAKICQKKESIVSLLGTRGTAGYIAPEVFSRNFGGVSHKSDVYSYGMVVLEMVGAKMNKNVEGEGSSEVYFPQWVYKRLELNEEPRLRSIKNESDREMIRKLIIVSLWCIQTDPSNRPAMSRVVDMMEGSLEVLQIPPKPYLSSPPRSPPSSSDHTNCTSHTTYPSEY from the exons ATGGTTGCAGTGATTTACCGGAAGTTATACAGTAACAACTACGATTACTTTCTGAGTTTGCCGCCGCATAAACTCGACAAAAATAGACTTTTAAACTGGTTTGATCTTAGGTTCAATGTAATAACAATATTGTTGGATGTTGACTCAGTCAGAAACGGCTGCATGCCAAAGTCGGTGGTTGAAAATAACACATCATTTGGTTGTTTTTCTTTGCTTGTCTCTTGCGAACATTTCCGTGATGACCTCTGTTTCCTCTGTTCTTCACGACTTTTCTTTGAGGAGGCCATTACAAAGCACTCTCGAGAAAGAAGGAACCCGAAGATGGCTGCACTTCATGTGTTTGGTGTCGTTTTGATGGCATGGCTAGTACAAGCAGTATTGGGTGGCAGCTGTCCTTCCTTGATTAACTGCGGCGATCTCGGTAACATCAGTTTTCCTTTCACCGACACGCGTCACCGAGACTGTGGAATATTGGTGATACATGGCTGTGATGACCACGAACCAGGGGccaaaaaaaccataaaaaacaacaataaatggTTTGATATTCTGAAGCTAGAGCAGTTCACGATTACCGTGCAACACGATGAACTCCGAGACTTTTTGCTACAACGAAGTTGTGAAGCCTTCAATCAGAACTATACTTTCACTGTGAGCTCGCCTTTGGCTAAGACTTCTCCTTTAAATCATTACGTAGACGTACTCCGATGTAACCCCGCCCTCGGTGCTGCACCAAACAATTCTGTTTCTAACTCCGCAATTTGCAGAAACGAAACAATATATTCAGTGGTGGACAACGACCCTTCTTCCAGCTACACTCATCTCAAAGGATGTACAATGGTTCAGCTTCCTACGAACTTGGACGTTCGGTTTGTGGATCTTGATCCCAATGATCCTTTCAAGTACGTTACATTCGAAATCGAAATTGGAATAGAATTGTCTCAGAACTGTTCTAGGTGTCTGTATGCTAATGGAGGCCAATGTCGAGTTGACAACACCGGAATGTTTTACTGTGACCAAG gAAAGGGACCAACAAAAACTCGTCTTATAGTGATAGCAG TTGCATGCGTGAGTGGAGCACTCGGAGTTATAGTTTTGGGTGGCTGGCGCATTAGAAGACGCTTTTACAACAAGAAAAACCCCAGCCACCAGATCATTGAGATATTTCTGAACACCCACGGTCATCTTGCAGCCAAAAGATACAGTTATTCAGAGATAAAGAAGGCCACCAACTCCTTCAGAAACAAATTGGGTGCAGGAGGCTATGGTAGCGTCTACAAGGGCAAATTAAACGATGGAAGCCTTGTGGCAGTGAAAGTCTTAAACGACTCCAAAGGTAACGGTGAGGAATTCATCAACGAGGTTGCCAGCATCAGTGTCACTTCTCATGTTAACATTGTTAGTTTACTAGGATTCTGTCAGGAAGGTTCTAAAAGAGCtctaatatataaatacatgcCTAATGGATCCCTTGAGAAGTTCATATATGAAGACAAGGATCCACGCAAGCTTAGCCTTCGATTAAGCTGCAAAACCATCTACAATATTGCGATTGGCATTGCTCGAGGATTAGAGTATTTACACAGAGGATGCAACACTAAAATCTTGCATTTTGATATAAAGCCTCACAATATATTGGTTGATGAGGATTTCTGTCCTAAGATTTCAGATTTTGGATTGGCTAAGATATGTCAGAAAAAGGAAAGTATTGTGTCCTTATTGGGAACTAGGGGAACTGCAGGATACATTGCTCCTGAGGTATTTTctagaaattttggaggtgttTCTCATAAATCTGATGTATATAGCTATGGAATGGTTGTTTTGGAAATGGTGGGGGCAAAGATGAATAAGAATGTTGAAGGTGAAGGTTCAAGTGAAGTATATTTTCCACAGTGGGTTTACAAGCGTCTTGAGCTGAATGAGGAGCCTAGACTGCGAagcataaaaaatgaaagtgataGAGAAATGATACGAAAGTTGATTATTGTGAGCTTGTGGTGCATTCAGACAGACCCATCAAATAGGCCAGCAATGAGTAGAGTGGTAGATATGATGGAAGGAAGCTTGGAGGTGTTGCAAATACCACCAAAACCTTATCTCTCTTCACCTCCAAGATCTCCTCCTAGTTCCTCTGATCACACCAACTGCACGTCTCACACTACATATCCTTCTGAGTACTGA